In one window of Actinomycetes bacterium DNA:
- a CDS encoding O-methyltransferase: MTAGGREEEPISTPSPNDSWAYAEGFLPEDAVLLAARQRAEEVGCVPILPGGGATLSFLAGMLRASAVVEVGTGTGVSGTYLLRGMAPEGVLTTVEPEAEHLRLARVTFAEEGVAPNRTRTILGRPLDVLPRLADAVYDLVFCDGDHRENADYLAEAHRLLRVGGLVAFDDALWHGKVADPAQRDPETVAVRELGRALRADERFTVLLLPVGDGLLVGRKLI; this comes from the coding sequence ATGACCGCCGGCGGACGCGAGGAGGAACCGATCAGCACGCCGAGCCCGAACGACAGCTGGGCCTACGCCGAGGGCTTCCTCCCCGAGGACGCCGTCCTGCTCGCGGCCCGGCAGCGGGCCGAAGAGGTCGGCTGCGTCCCGATCCTGCCCGGCGGGGGTGCCACCCTGTCCTTCCTGGCCGGGATGCTGCGGGCTTCGGCCGTGGTCGAGGTCGGCACCGGCACCGGGGTCTCTGGCACCTACCTGCTGCGCGGGATGGCCCCCGAGGGCGTGCTGACCACGGTCGAGCCGGAGGCCGAGCACCTGCGGCTCGCGCGGGTGACCTTCGCCGAGGAGGGCGTCGCACCGAACCGCACCCGGACCATCCTGGGGCGGCCGCTGGACGTGCTGCCGCGGCTGGCCGACGCCGTGTACGACCTGGTGTTCTGCGACGGCGACCACCGCGAGAACGCCGACTACCTGGCCGAGGCGCACCGGCTGCTGCGCGTTGGGGGCTTGGTGGCCTTCGACGACGCACTGTGGCACGGCAAGGTGGCCGACCCGGCGCAGCGGGACCCCGAGACCGTGGCCGTGCGCGAGCTGGGCCGGGCGCTGCGGGCCGACGAGCGGTTCACCGTGCTGCTGCTGCCGGTCGGCGACGGGCTGCTGGTCGGCCGCAAGCTGATCTGA
- a CDS encoding GrpB family protein, translated as MPPDPEWPAWFTRVRDRVVAVLGPCVRVAHIGSTAVPGLAAKPVLDVLASVGDLDDEAVYVPGLESVGMVLRGREPGHRYLRTPPGVLPRVHVHVCAIGSDWERDHLLFPAYLRAHPERRDAYAALKLDLAERFRTDRLAYTVRKTRFVEETLALALATPAPPPA; from the coding sequence GTGCCGCCGGACCCGGAGTGGCCGGCCTGGTTCACCCGGGTGCGGGACCGGGTCGTGGCGGTGCTCGGGCCCTGCGTCCGGGTGGCGCACATCGGGTCGACCGCGGTCCCGGGGCTGGCCGCCAAGCCGGTGCTCGACGTCCTGGCCTCGGTCGGTGACCTGGACGACGAGGCGGTGTACGTCCCCGGGCTGGAGTCCGTCGGCATGGTGCTGCGCGGTCGCGAGCCGGGGCACCGGTACCTGCGCACCCCGCCGGGGGTGCTCCCGCGGGTGCACGTCCACGTCTGCGCGATCGGCTCGGACTGGGAGCGCGACCACCTGTTGTTCCCGGCCTACCTGCGCGCGCACCCGGAGCGCCGGGACGCCTACGCCGCGCTCAAGCTCGATCTCGCCGAGCGGTTCCGCACTGACCGGCTGGCCTACACGGTGCGCAAGACCCGCTTCGTCGAGGAGACCCTCGCCCTGGCCCTAGCCACCCCCGCCCCCCCTCCCGCATGA
- the sigE gene encoding RNA polymerase sigma factor SigE — MDGESELRLAPEASWAAPSWDDVVAQHGQRVYRLAYRLTGNRPDAEDLTQEVFVRVFRSLSSYTPGTFEGWLHRITTNLFLDQMRRKQRIRFDALTEDAAERLPGREPTPAQAFDDTHFDHDVQRALDLMQPEFRAAVVLADIEGLSYEEIAATLGVKIGTVRSRIHRGRAQLRRELAHRAPAQRTEGRP, encoded by the coding sequence CTGGACGGCGAGTCCGAGCTGCGGCTGGCGCCCGAGGCGTCCTGGGCCGCCCCGAGCTGGGACGACGTGGTCGCCCAGCATGGGCAGCGGGTGTACCGGCTGGCCTACCGGCTCACCGGCAACCGGCCCGACGCCGAGGACCTCACCCAGGAGGTCTTCGTCCGGGTGTTCCGCTCGCTGTCGTCGTACACGCCCGGCACCTTCGAAGGCTGGCTGCACCGGATCACCACGAACCTGTTCCTCGACCAGATGCGCCGCAAGCAGCGGATCCGGTTCGACGCGCTCACCGAGGACGCCGCCGAGCGGCTGCCCGGGCGCGAGCCGACCCCGGCCCAGGCGTTCGACGACACCCACTTCGACCACGACGTGCAGCGAGCCCTCGACCTGATGCAGCCGGAGTTCCGAGCCGCGGTCGTGCTGGCCGACATCGAGGGCCTGTCCTACGAGGAGATCGCGGCCACCTTGGGGGTGAAGATCGGCACCGTCCGTAGTCGGATCCATCGCGGACGGGCCCAGCTCCGCCGCGAGCTCGCCCACCGCGCCCCGGCGCAGCGCACCGAGGGCCGGCCGTGA
- a CDS encoding DUF3117 domain-containing protein, which translates to MAAMKPRTGDGPLEVTKEGRGIVMRVPLEGGGRLVVELSPAEAEALGDALKNVGS; encoded by the coding sequence ATGGCGGCCATGAAGCCGCGGACGGGCGATGGCCCGCTCGAGGTCACCAAGGAGGGGCGCGGCATTGTCATGCGGGTCCCGCTCGAGGGCGGTGGACGCCTCGTCGTCGAGCTGTCCCCCGCTGAGGCGGAGGCGCTCGGCGACGCCCTGAAGAACGTCGGGAGCTGA